In Carassius auratus strain Wakin chromosome 41, ASM336829v1, whole genome shotgun sequence, the DNA window CATTAAtctgtagcagtgaatgaagaggtatcatatcgatcacaagtgcagtatggaatacctcaaggctcagtactatggccgttactcttcatgctttacatgttacccttgagaGATATCATCAGGTGTTAGTGTcatggttggtaaaccgtgatctccgggtgtttgcactttgtggtgaagtctgtgtgtttcgcgtctgcactgattagtttttggccatctccgttaattgtcatcagcagcagctgtcactcattactcatcccctatatattggcttgtctcacgtcttgtgtttgtgagatcttTGTTTAATGTTGTTTACCCTGTTTGTCAGCTTCAGTGTTGTCTGCGTTGGATGTCTAGGttttcccagaacctcatccactctacgCACTTCCACTCAGCTAcaaacacttaccttcggctctattcctcGTAgctcctgtgccatcctctcctgctgccttctgactgccatcatccggattcctcacctcctcaccaccatcttggattgtcgtcttcccagcatcaTTGTTCCttcgtgtttgtttgtttgtttattttcattaaaaactgttaactcgcatttgtttccaGCCTTTCCTTTACCCTACCACCACCGATTAATCtcaccatcatggaagcagcgagcaccaacaccctcatGGACTTCATGCACCACAACGTTAAACGAAGGAATCAGCAGCAGAAGAGAATCTCGAACATCGGACGTGCTGTCCAAGCCCTGGTGGCACAGGGGTCCGAGCTCACctagcagatccatcagctcacatcTCCCACTGCCCCCATTGCACCGCGCGTCCCCCGGGAGACCCCCCAGGATCACTTCCGGCCAGAGACGCGACTTCTGGCACCTGAAAACTATTCTGGTGAGCCAGCATTTTGCAGAACCTTCTTAACCAAGTGTTCAATGCATTTCACTCGacagccccgcactttcgccaCCGATAAATCAAAGGTGGCGTTCACCCTCATGTTACTGTCGGGCAAGGCCTCTCCAATGGGGGACAAcagtgtgggagaatcaacatccctgctgtgcctcgttcctcggtcattgttctaatgtagcttgtcacccagggatatgtagaactaatgggttggttagacaacgattctggtgacCACGTATGGCTCATGACGTCCAAGTTTtttttggcttgctctgtttgcgccagtggtaagtcatctaaccgacttcctgatgggcttcttcaaccacTATCTGTCCctttcgagaccctggtcccacatcgctctagattttgttaccgccctcccgccctctaatgtcATGACGATCGTTTTGACCGTAGttgaccggttctcgaaggcggcacatttcattcccttgcccaaattacctacagccaaggagaccGCGGTCACTGTCCTAGAACACGtttttcggcttcatggcctcccggtagacgtggttgcTCTCAGCTCTCAGATCTcagttcatatccaaattttggaaagagttttgcaaattgcTAGgagtgtcagttagcttgtcttcgggttatcatccccaaagtaacagacagtctgagcgagccaaccaagatttagagaggacattgcgatgtttggtctccaagaatccttcttcctggagtcaacaattctctatggtggagtacgcccacaattctttgccagtgtcagctatgggcctttctccatttcagtgtagtcgcggtcccctccgctcacgcgtttgtccagaggtgccaccgcacctggatcAGAGCCTGCGAGACTCTGGTCCggatgagggagcgcactaaggctaAGGCCAAtcaccaccggtcaaagcctcccgtttacgttgtgggtcaaaaggtgtggctttctactagtaACATTCCTCTGtgttccgtttctaataaattaactcccaaatttattggcccactTACTATCAGTaagcctcaaactacctcctgcgtagaagaggatacaccccgcctttcatgtgtccataatTAAACCCgggttttatgcacgtattaatctgCCTACTCCGGTTCCTCCGCCActgcgtctcgtagatggggaaccaacTTATTCTGTAAATCTtattctggactcgagatggaggggacgaggattccagtacctggtggactgggaaggttacggtccggaggataggagttgggtacctgctagggacatattggatcactcccttattgatgactacaatcagcaggtaggcccttctgggaactacAAGAGGGGctcttagagggggggggggtagcctactgtcacggttggtaaactgTGATCTccgggtgtttgcactttgtggtgaagtctgtgtgtttcgcgtctgcactgattagtttgtgggcgtctccattaattgtcatcagcagcagctgtcactaaTTACTcattaaacaacgatctcacaaacataagacgtgagacaagccaatatataggggatatattggcttgtctcacgtcttgtgtttgtgagatcgttgtttaatgTCGTTTACCCTGTTTGTCGGCTTCAGTGTTGTCTatgttggatgtctgtgttttcccagaacctcatccactctacgCACTTCCACTCAGCTACAAACACTTACCTttggctctattccccgcagttcatgtgccatcctctcctgctgccttctcaccgcCATCATCTTGGATTGTCGTTTTCCCAGCATCATTGttcctttgtgtgtgtttgtttgtttattttcattaataactGTTAACTCGCATTTTTTTCCAGCCTTTCCTTCACCCCACCGTCAcagttagctttcactgttatgctgatgatattcagttctatatttctttgcagccTGGCAAAACATAGCAattgaaaaaacagaggtgttaattcaAACTCTGCATGTGATAACCTAGAATGCTGTCTAAGACTtcatggctgctctgtcaattcttcgtcatcagttaggaacctaggggTGCTATTTACTAGCAATcatgaaagccatgtttctatcatttgtaaaactgcatttttccatcttaaaaatatatcttaaagggacaataagtaactttttaggtattttattatctaaaatcaatatttttattcataaatatgccctcaatggtgtacaaatacctatgccaatgtttaaactaatcctcgtaaatgaagaatttattatctttatatacatgggacgggtaggtcgacggaggcttccatgtagttccgccatcttgaaaaactataatagcagagagggacaaaaagtactaagccaacgcgtttccacaacgcgatttcggtcagagccagaaacgcaggtgcagatcagtgagaggcgcttgaaactgcaccggcaagtttaaaagtctggattgcaatCTTATTATGGagcatacatatgccgcgccacaggagaagaaaacatcgtcgccaaaacagtcaaaaatagaacgtaaaaggaaacttgaccgtagattacagaaaatgAGTTAATGTCGtagaagctttttctaggtggaaagagctaatgctggataaagatttcaaaagagatgctgaagtggcctgttttcttctcgacaggtgggtcagtgtttgatgatgatatctaacaatgcacataattcagaaaatataactaataaagaagacataactactaattacaatatttcatgttttccacagtcagtaattcatactgtaacatttgtttgttagttgtcatgttgcagtttgtttgaaataacacacctgttcacctgaaggaaaactcgacgaagtgctattagaagacatcctgtcaaagctttttggtacatatcgcctaccgtagatgcaacccgcatttgaaaaagcgaggcgctggagagcaaaattagtttgaatgcaaaatactatttcaccactagatgggagtaattcctacttacagtCCCTTTAATTATTGTCTATGCTCTacatgtcaaatgcagaaatgttaatccatgcgtttatgatctcaaggttagattattgtaatgctttattgggtgtttgttctgcacgcttaataaacaaactccagttagtccaaaatgcagaagctagagttcttactagaaccaggaagtatgaccatattagcccggttctgtcaatactgcactggctcccttttaaacatcgtatagatttcaaaatcttgcttattacttataaagccctgaatggtttagcacctatTTGAataagctcttgttacattacattacaatacGGTTGACTCGCCTTCATTTCATGCCATAATAAACAAGATCCCTTCCACTGTCAATGCCGCGCTGCCTCACAGAACAGCTTTTTTATTCTTACATGGAGGAGTATTCAGTGATGGAGagaaatctaatattttttattaaataatgtattaatgttaaGTCAAGAAAGGctgctttatgttttttttaaaaacattaatttttttcaggaaataGTTTTTAAGTTCTACTTTGTCAGGAGATAGATTGTGGATGTTACTGTTAAAAATACACTGGCAATAAAGTGAGTGTTGGCAAAACTGgttgtcatttttatgttgtcGGCAGCTGCTGATTGTAACTAATAAAGTAACTtgtaaagtaattagttacttttaaaatcaagtaatctgtaaagtaactaaattactttttaaatcaagtaatatgtaaagtaactaagttactttttcaaagtaACTGTGGCAACACTGTTCACTACATcttaagaagaatggcatctatgctcaTATTAGTCTCTTTcattcttattccgaggtcaccgtagccataTAGATCCAGTCCATAGACAGATCACATGGTGGATCAGCCCCTAAAGATGACATCCACAGCACTGAATGTCAGCACAGACTATGTCAACCAGATGTGCAAAAGAGACAGTTCCCCTCTGAAGACCTCATCACCTCAACAACCATCTGCACACTTGACTTGATTTGTATTTGACAGCTCTCTTTCCATTCTGAATTTGGTCGCTGGCATTTGGCACATTAAACTCAGTGATCATATTTATGACTATGCCacagctattttttttatgtttcgcTTCCCTGTGTTTACAATGTGGAAAAACTTGAAATCCTAATGTATCAGAGGAAGTTACAGATTGGGGTGTAACCCATTTTTCTAAAGAAAATCGGCAACATTGTTTCAGAAAAGTTTCTGTAGCTGGTGCCAAACTGGTAATCTTAATCGAAATACCAGCTGGCATAGTATATActcaatatgataaaatataataggTAAAACTAAGAtcttaaataaagaaaaagaagaagaaaaaaagaacatttgtacTATAcggaaatcaaaataataaaaatttcatttatggcaagaattaaatttttatttaaaatgtcgatttttctgtttttatttatttttttctgccaaGCTAGCCTAAcactttatgttctttttttaatcactgatAACAATCCTCATTTcttccatttttaatttaaatgaacacaatAGCCTTCAAGTAAATAAAAGTGAAACAAGTCATGAAGCTGCGATTACTACAAGAATGTTATCTTCTTGCAATCTTGAAACactttgcaaaaacaaaaacatactatTCCATCAGTTGTCATCTGACCATTTCTTAAACAAGGATGTTGTGATTATGAGAACAAAAGATTTATTCATTAACTGCAATGCAATGGTTACAAAAACATACATTGGACTGTGGCCATGAAACTTCAGCTTTGCTGAAGGAACATCACCTTCAATACCCATCAGTCAACCACAACATCACTTTCTACAACACTAATGCTAACCAGCTCAGCAATAGCCAGATCATGCAGGTTTGTGTTTTCCAACTTTATACCTTCaccctctctgtttctctgtggtACAAGAAGCTGCCAACATCTACCCTACCATTATATCTCCCATGAAACTGCTGAAGATTTACCAATTACACAAGCACCAACAGGAATGACCACGAACAAAGACATTATAACAActtatttattgcattaattgTTCCTTGgacaaaataaaagcaaaacataaggAACTAATGCTGAACATACAGAAAGTTATCAATGCAAATGAGTTAAACACTCAAACACAATACACAAtgcaatataataattatatagttCTTTTAGAACAGTTTCACTACTCTTGTATTTCCTCATGCTTTTTTATGGGGTGTGATCGTTCCCTGCCTGGTTCTGTGGGAGTTGAGTTCCATTTAAAAGATGCGCACAGAGGAAGTTTTCACAGATTTTTGAGAGTGTGAAGGTGAATCTACTGGTAAAGACACACCAACAGGTAAATAATAAGAAGCATCTTTTGTTATGAGGTTGACTCAAACTAACTCAGGGTTAACCCAAAATTTATGATTTGAACTAcagtttgtattaattttattttttacaaaaatacaaaatctaaGATTACTAGTGGCTGTGTTGCATTGTAAattgtacttttatattttatatattaatatagtgGCAATACACATAAGCAATTGACTCGAGTCAGGGGAGGcaaggaaaatgtaaaaataaaaatttaataaattaaagcaaAGTATTTCTATTCAAAGTATTTTTTCATATGTAAGCATCAAAACAATGCTCTACTGTATTGCAATGCATCAACGCAGTCAATACAACACAGTCATGAATTACTTAAAGAGGTTGCCTAAACTGTGGACTAGCTTTGACTCTTCCTGCTGACTTGAATGGCAATGTTTCCCGTTTTCCAGCTGATGGCTTTTTGTTTTTACTCAGAAATGTGCACACTGTTTCTAATGTTCACTGACGTTTTTAACACTACGTTTAACCTCTGGTTATCATAATTTTAAACACCACTTTTAAACGCAGGTAAAGAAACATTTCACACCTGTAATTTGAAAGTAGTGTTAGCACCGTTAAACCCTACTCTGAAGTGCATCCTGATCCTGGCAGTGCTAAGTTTGTTCAGTGGGAAACACAGCGGTGTTTGCCTTTGATACTGCTGGACGCTTGGCAACAGAAAGCCAATAGGAAATTGAGCAGCAAAGCATGTCATgtcagtaaaagaaaaaaaaaaaaacgcattctgTAAACAGCAGCGGGTGAGAGAAAAGTAAGTCGTCAAAAGATGGAAAGCGTGTGAACTGGAGTGATGAGGAGATGCTATTACAGTTATGGTCAGAAAAGTATTTTCAAGACAAATTGGAAgacctttttttaatatacaaataactGGCAAGTGTGTAAACAGGTTGCTTGCTGTTCGTCCAATCAGTGACAGTGACACCACAAAAATGTTAACCCAGGGTTTAGAAATGTACAGTGAAGTTTAATGTGAAGCTCAGTAAACCgcacaatgaatctcttatttTCATCATGTCTGCACTTAGTTGTGAGATGATACACAAGCTTTTAAAAACTGCAGCGCTTCAGCGGTGAGTGAATTCTGACAAAACATTTCTGACTGGTCATTGCATTCAAGAAATCAACATATGTCTGTGATTGCAATTGTCCCCATAATGTCACCAATGCAAATTCATATAcagttaattataattaatatataaagaaaaatatcctAAAACTGATTTACTAGCATAGTGCTAGTGAAATATTAAAGAGAAATTAGTTACCAAGAAAGAGTTCACAATCCTtaatatctatctatttatagtATGAATTAGATTTTGAATCAGACTCCTCTAGGCTTAAACAAATAACTACTTTGAtaatttttgagtaaaaaaaatacttgtttgtggtatgtcatttgtttattatataaatatatagtttaatgTTTATCATTTTTAGAATTAATTCCATGAAGTATATGTGTATtatatcagattttattttaagattaatttgattaaatgtgtATAATCTTTCCCTCAGATATGGAGAGCAAGCTGATGTTTTTGGTGGTTTGTGTGATTGGTTGTGCAGTGTCTAGCATAAAGGCTGACGGGCACCTATCAGCACCAACAAATTTAACTGTAAGAATAACATTTACTCCTTTTGCACTCACCTGCACAGTTTAACTCCAGCACACCTGCTAGGAACTTTCTACCACTCCTAAAGACCTCGATTAGCTGGGTCagctgtgtttaattagggttggagcaaaacaCACCCCTCGTCCaaagccttgtccaaatacccacaatTGCGGTCTTGGCACTTTACTACTTGTCTACTTCTatgatgtatttcctgtatttggcccaagtgttctAGTGAGGATGAAGGtcacaagtgtgtgtcaaactttttcATTACCCGATGGGACACACTTATAGTACTGCAAAAATGTAAGTGTTTACATAGCTTTGTTTAAAttttactttgcattttaaaatcaacttctaaatgtctggTCAGTAGTCCAtataacattacagttttaattttgcttcttctaattaagtgataaaaagcagttccaaatgttgtacaaaataaataaatataggaatAAAATGTGTAgaactttgttttactaccaaattatatgtaatttctaattattattaatatatagtattaaCTTACATGGGAAAGGTTTCTGCGACCTCTCGCGATCCTGGCAAAAAGTCTCGCAATTTATTTCctcaacatgatgcatgatgggatacactaagcatTAAGTGCCGcttttgaaaactgaaaaattCTGCCTTGGTTGGAAGGCATCAAGGCAAGTCCGGATTCAATATTTGCTtcagttcctgtctcctgagatgcttTCATCTGGCAAATTTTTGAAGCCAGCATAGATGTATCTTTCgatgcctttgatatcccacattcctgtgcgttccattctgtgacagttaagccaaaaataAATATGGTGTCTAAAAGTGGTGTACCACTCTGGAGCGGTATTTAAGGCTTagtgttcatgttcatgttcaagcatcatgttttggaaataAATTGTGAAACTCTCATGAGAAACCTTTCCAATGAatgttgaatataaataataatgaattattttaaattatcactTAATTAATTACCGCATCTTTTATAGGCACTACTGAACAGACCtttagaagttgattttaaaatgcaaagtgttgaaaataaacataaaactctGTAATCACTTGCATTTTTGCAACTCCATAAGTGTGACCCATCAGGTAATTAAAAGTTCTACACACATTTGTGGTCTTCATGCTGACTTGAACACTTGGACCAAATACAGGAAACATGTCATATAAAAGTAGtaaagtggtcaagtgcaaagactgcAAGTGCGGATATTTGGACAAGGCAACTGGAGGtctctggccctccaggagctaagtttaattagcttttttaaCCTTGTAGTTTAGGGTGTAGATACTGACAAATGtatatctgtcattttttttcctgtttgttttttttttttctcttattgaTAGTCCAACATCACCCGCAATGATTGTGGAAAAACCAAACTATGTTTGGACAACCCTAAAGGATGTGATCCTTCAGGCAATTCTCAGTGTTTCTTCACCTCAGTACAGATTATCTTAACTACCTTAAATCTGAAGGTTGAGCTCAGTGGCAACTCCATCGGTTACATTGCATTAGCAGCTGGAGTGACATCTAATGTGGCTCAGGTAAGcacaacacacattcacacttgtTTATTCTCATAAATACTAAGCTGCATTTAAGAACGACAGGCCAATACAAGCTTAAGGCTTGTTCAATACTTGACATCTACTTGTGGTGCAACTGCTCATgttaatttgaaaatgtttgcaGTGTGAATCATCAGAAAACAAGCAACGACATGTAAATGCTCTATATCCCTTTTTTAATGACCTTTGCAATGCAGATATTAGAGCATTCACACATTGCTTGAAACATGATGTTAGGTTtcatgcacattaaacacactgaGTCTTGTAAAGTAAATCTGATTTAAATCAgcccatcatggcctcctaacaatcccaatatccgctgattggcttcatcactctgtctcctctccaccagtaagctggtgtgtggtgagcgttctggcgcactatggctgctgtcgcatcatccaggtggatgctgcacactggtggtggatgaggagataccccttgactatgtaagcgctttgagtgtctagaaaagcgctatataaatgtaaagaattattattattattattattaaattgtttgtgttaaatagatatataataaataattatcaaatacaaatgacaaaaaaaaaagtcttaattattccAACCCTCTcgagtaaaattaattaaaataaattttatttgttttactaatCATATCAATGCAATTAGATTCATATGACAACGTACAATGtaaaagaaacatacaaaaacctatttctgtcaggcccggaaTACAGGAAACCACTGAGAAAGATCCAATTGCGGGTACATCTTTATTAAAGGGGCAATCcaaagaataaacagtccaggcaggggtccaTATCCAACAaatccaaaacataaacaaacacggACACAAGGCAAGGGCACGATGAGTGATggacatgaattaaaaaaaggaCTCCATGATACATACTAAgcagaccgggttaaatacacagggagagacaaacgctaatgcgAAATTGACAGAGTGTAATGAAAGATaaccagtgacagctgggtgcaatgattTAGGCAGAGACATGAGGAATGTGgttaatgaagtgacagacaccgtggggaaggaggacatctagtggatacccagggaacactacccagacactgtgacacttaCTTTACAACCAAACTGACTCACACTAGTAATGAAACTGTTTAATTCTGTTGTCTAGGAAACCAACAACTTCATCCCGCTTTCACATTACTTGAAGCAGTATGTTGACTGCGGTCCACTTAACAGATTACAAGATTAATTTTGTCTCATaataaaattctattttttttttccagggccTCAATATCATCTTTGTGTGTGGCAATAATAATGGCAGGTTCTTCTTCCGGACTGCAACACTCATAAATAACACACTGCTGATAACAAATATAGTAAGGGTTATATATTTTAGCATATGAGCACTTTTACAGACCTTTcccattttttacaaaaatgtggaATTATCAAATGTTTTTGATATGTGCatcaatatcaatatatattttttttttttcagcccaaTGTAAACAATATCCAGGGTTCGATACAACCAAGCTTGATTCAGTGTGTTTTCAGCATCCCCTTTGATGCAAACGTCATCAACTTCCTAAGCAATGTCAATGTCACAAATGTGAACATTAGCAACATTGCTAATTCCCAGCTGAATGTTTTCCTTGACAACCTGCAGGGTTCAACCAATGGTGAGTTacttttcaaaacacacacaaaaaagctggTTGTTATTTGATTCTGATCTCTGCCTTGATAAACAAATCACTTCTGTCAAAATAGCTAGGATCAGTTGAAAATCATTTCCATTCCTGACTTTTAATGCCGTGGAAAAGGTGGTCCATGATTTAATTACATCAGGACTGGACTTCTAGGTCTTTTCCTGTCCACGTTTGAAAGCTTACAGATAGTTCGGAATGCAGTTTCCATGTCATTTATCAAATGTATCAAATTTGTTACATTGAACTCCACAtccatgtgaatatatatatatatattatttgtaacaggaaaatgtataataaatgcaaaacagtAATGTTTTTACTAGTTATATATAAACACTGAGCTGATCATGAGCTGTCATTTTGCACTTTGATTTATAGGAACTGTTCTAGGAGAACCAAGAAGTGTATTTGGGTCCTCTGTTCCAGTGAATCTAGCTAATGTCAACTCTACTAATGTTGTAAGCCCCATAGCTAATTCAAAAGACAGCATCTCACTTAACATCTTACTGAGTCATGGTAAATACTTTCTTGGTCCTCCAATGGTGTGTTAAATCACagttgaatatataaaaaatctcaATACTTACAGTTCAAATAACCCTTTATTTTCCCAACTTACAGCTGCAATTTGCCTACTCAGTATCTTCTGGCATCTGATCTGAGGGGCCCGAGAGAGATCTGAAGACTAATTGTGCTGTGGGTGGAGTAGTATAGATATGCACTAGCATCAGCATGTTTTGCTAAAGTATTCATACCTCCACTGGTGTCTTTCTTTATTTGATTCTTAGATTATTTGCAAACATATAGGAAACCCATGTATGTTTGACATATACAGGGTGTTGGGCACATATATAAAGCccatatattaacatatacatatatacagccCAAGCACATGTATAAtccttctttttttgtgtgtgtgtgtgtgatcttttAATGATCCTCTGACAATATACTGACAGTGGAAATGAtcctgaaaactttttttttgaagttACATTAAAAGCTTATTAACAaacataataacattaaaatacagcGTTATTTGTTTTTCTGGGGTCATATCTATTATATCCACACTTAATAATATATTCACAGCTAAATTTGCATTAGCACCATTTTAAGAATCTCTTGTCTAtcacaaaacaatatataatgcaGAGCTAATTGAGAGTGGCGTGTTTGATACTAATGATATTaacaagtaataataaataaattataaacaagtATTCTGGAAGATCTCTTAGactgaacatttaaaacaataaaataaatgtaaaattgcaaTAAGATTACGATAAATTTGCAACTATCCATCCAATTGTGATAAACTGTTACACTGATAAAGATGCAGTTATAGTAACCTCACCTCACTGTAACTGAAACAAatctttttcatatatatatatatatatatatatatatatatatatatatatatatacctcatcCAGTGAAGAGAGGTTTTGAGAGATATCACTACAATTAATCTAAATGAGCTTATAGGCCAAAAAACCTACAATCCCCTTTCTAATTGACGTGACGACACAAGAGAGAACAAGTGGTAAATGGAAAAGAAGGGCTGTGATTGATGGCCTGTGAATTTTGGTTTATTCAAGACCCAGTAACTATGACTAATCCTGCTCTCAGGGcacaggagaaaaaaataatgtattta includes these proteins:
- the LOC113060106 gene encoding putative ferric-chelate reductase 1; the protein is MESKLMFLVVCVIGCAVSSIKADGHLSAPTNLTSNITRNDCGKTKLCLDNPKGCDPSGNSQCFFTSVQIILTTLNLKVELSGNSIGYIALAAGVTSNVAQGLNIIFVCGNNNGRFFFRTATLINNTLLITNIPNVNNIQGSIQPSLIQCVFSIPFDANVINFLSNVNVTNVNISNIANSQLNVFLDNLQGSTNGTVLGEPRSVFGSSVPVNLANVNSTNVVSPIANSKDSISLNILLSHAAICLLSIFWHLI